A region of Mammaliicoccus sp. Dog046 DNA encodes the following proteins:
- a CDS encoding ammonium transporter: MSQTDTLLLFGCTLLVWLMTPGLALFYGGLVQSKNVLNTSMHSISAIVVVTFTWVIIGFTLSFGTGNTLIGDFSHTLLNDVGFKPNGAYSETVPFALFMLFQLTFCTIAVSILTGSVAERMKFGPFLVFMALWVVLVYSPVAHWVWGGGWIHKLGAIDFAGGTVVHISSGVSGLVLALLLGSRKPDNRKPPHNLVITLIGGIFVWFGWFGFNTGSALTFDSIAMLAFVNTILASCAGIAGWCIFEYIQKKKVTLIGTLSGMLAGLVTITPAAGFVGYGSSMILGLLGGLVCYYVITHLKVLLNYDDALDAFGLHGFGGVVGAIGTGLFQNSSVNPTITDGTLFGGGIMPVVIQIVAVVVTIAFSGIMTYAIAKVISIFTTLRTDEKSELEGLDAAFHGETAYGYELEEKRA; encoded by the coding sequence ATGAGTCAGACAGATACACTTTTATTATTTGGTTGCACATTGTTAGTTTGGTTAATGACACCTGGTTTAGCATTGTTCTATGGAGGATTAGTTCAATCTAAAAACGTGTTAAATACATCTATGCACAGTATTTCAGCAATTGTGGTTGTAACATTCACTTGGGTTATTATAGGATTTACACTTAGTTTTGGAACAGGTAATACACTAATTGGTGATTTTTCACATACATTACTTAATGATGTTGGATTTAAACCAAACGGGGCATACAGTGAAACAGTTCCATTTGCTTTATTCATGCTATTCCAATTAACATTCTGTACAATCGCAGTTTCGATTTTAACGGGTTCAGTCGCAGAACGTATGAAATTTGGACCGTTTCTAGTATTTATGGCATTATGGGTTGTATTAGTCTATAGTCCAGTCGCACACTGGGTATGGGGCGGTGGTTGGATTCACAAATTAGGCGCTATCGACTTTGCAGGTGGAACAGTTGTACATATTTCTTCTGGTGTATCTGGACTTGTACTTGCCTTATTACTTGGTTCAAGAAAACCAGATAACCGAAAACCACCTCACAATCTTGTGATTACATTAATCGGAGGCATATTCGTATGGTTCGGTTGGTTTGGATTTAATACGGGATCAGCATTAACATTTGATTCAATTGCAATGCTAGCTTTTGTTAATACAATATTAGCTTCATGTGCAGGTATTGCAGGTTGGTGTATATTCGAATATATACAAAAGAAAAAAGTAACTTTAATCGGTACATTATCAGGTATGTTAGCTGGATTAGTAACAATTACACCAGCAGCCGGATTTGTCGGATACGGAAGTTCAATGATTCTTGGCCTATTAGGCGGACTAGTTTGTTATTACGTTATTACTCACTTAAAAGTATTATTAAATTATGATGATGCATTAGACGCATTTGGATTACACGGTTTCGGTGGTGTTGTAGGCGCAATCGGAACAGGATTATTCCAAAATTCAAGTGTCAATCCAACAATAACAGACGGTACATTATTCGGTGGTGGCATCATGCCAGTCGTTATTCAAATCGTAGCAGTTGTCGTTACAATCGCTTTTAGTGGTATCATGACATATGCAATCGCTAAAGTGATTAGTATATTCACTACTTTAAGAACAGATGAAAAATCAGAACTAGAAGGATTAGATGCAGCCTTCCATGGTGAAACAGCTTACGGGTATGAATTAGAAGAAAAAAGAGCATAA
- a CDS encoding MarR family winged helix-turn-helix transcriptional regulator has product MENFLFTYTNLYRPYIHHINKILEAYDLYTAQYKVLHDIAYNQPTTLVHVSKRSFIEKPTARKIIKKLIEHQLVQAVNSQEDKREKFLTLTEKGQLQFDEIHKKIKDFQNQSLEAVDASEQEIEQAQRLLKKLRKHLIEEETES; this is encoded by the coding sequence ATGGAGAATTTTTTATTTACTTATACAAATTTGTATAGACCGTACATTCATCATATTAACAAGATATTAGAGGCATATGATTTATACACCGCACAATATAAGGTGTTACACGATATTGCCTATAATCAACCAACGACACTTGTACACGTTTCAAAACGTTCTTTTATAGAGAAACCAACTGCTCGTAAAATTATTAAAAAGTTAATCGAACATCAACTTGTTCAAGCTGTTAACAGTCAAGAAGACAAGCGCGAGAAATTCTTAACATTAACGGAGAAGGGACAACTTCAATTTGATGAAATTCATAAAAAGATTAAAGACTTTCAGAATCAATCACTTGAAGCGGTCGATGCTAGTGAACAAGAAATAGAACAAGCACAACGGTTATTAAAAAAACTTAGAAAGCATTTAATTGAGGAGGAAACAGAATCATGA
- a CDS encoding MFS transporter: MSDHIKKPIWTKDFIFNFVISFFIFLSMYLLLVTVGGYSKDTFGASDSLAGLASGLFIVGSLIGRFLTGKYINILGTKKILIIGGILLVVTNGLYLVSASSFALLLIVRVLNGAASGIASTATGTIAAYITPAERRSEGISMYSLSMVLGTAIGPFIGLLLYQHIPMYGLFVICTVLIIVAFVMSLFMNIATPVTPKKETKKGFKFSDFYSEQALPIALVVVIVSVAYSSVLSFIQFFAQVNHLVEASSFFFVVYAIAVLLTRPFTGRIMDQRGENVVTIPAFICLIIGLFLISIAHNGVILLLAGAFIGLGFGNLQSIFQAIVIKVSPAEKMGLATSTYFIALDFGLGFGPYVLGNFTHSIGYSGLYLAMSVVTIVGLIGFYFLHMRRKHKIA, translated from the coding sequence ATGAGTGATCACATTAAAAAGCCTATATGGACAAAGGACTTTATATTTAACTTTGTTATTAGCTTTTTTATCTTTTTATCTATGTATTTATTATTAGTTACAGTAGGTGGATATAGTAAAGATACATTCGGGGCATCAGATAGTCTTGCAGGACTTGCTTCAGGTTTGTTTATCGTAGGATCTTTAATAGGAAGATTTTTAACAGGGAAATATATAAATATATTAGGAACTAAGAAGATATTAATTATTGGCGGTATATTACTTGTAGTAACAAATGGTTTATATTTAGTATCCGCATCATCATTTGCATTGTTATTAATAGTCAGAGTACTAAATGGTGCGGCTAGTGGTATTGCAAGTACAGCAACAGGTACTATTGCAGCATACATCACACCAGCAGAACGTCGTAGTGAAGGTATCAGTATGTACAGTTTAAGTATGGTATTAGGTACAGCAATTGGACCGTTTATCGGATTATTGTTATATCAACATATTCCTATGTATGGACTATTTGTCATCTGTACCGTTTTAATCATCGTAGCATTTGTAATGTCATTATTTATGAACATTGCTACACCAGTTACACCTAAAAAAGAAACTAAAAAAGGATTTAAATTTAGTGACTTTTATTCAGAACAAGCATTACCGATTGCACTTGTTGTAGTCATTGTCAGTGTCGCTTATTCTTCAGTATTGTCATTTATCCAATTCTTTGCACAAGTGAATCACTTAGTTGAAGCATCTAGTTTCTTCTTTGTTGTCTATGCAATCGCTGTGTTACTTACGAGACCATTTACAGGAAGAATCATGGACCAAAGAGGGGAAAACGTAGTAACAATTCCAGCATTTATTTGTTTAATTATTGGTCTGTTCTTGATCAGTATTGCGCATAACGGAGTTATATTATTATTAGCAGGTGCATTTATAGGTTTAGGATTTGGTAATTTACAATCTATATTCCAAGCAATTGTTATAAAAGTATCTCCTGCTGAAAAAATGGGACTTGCAACATCTACTTACTTTATTGCATTAGACTTTGGTTTAGGATTTGGACCATACGTATTAGGTAACTTTACGCATTCAATCGGATACTCAGGTTTATACCTAGCAATGTCAGTAGTTACTATTGTAGGATTAATTGGATTCTACTTCTTGCACATGAGAAGAAAACATAAAATAGCATAA
- a CDS encoding catalase: MSNKSKLTGLFGAPVSDRENTMTAGKRGPISMQDIYFLEQMAHFDREVIPERRMHAKGSGAFGTFTVTHDITQYTNAKIFSEIGKQTEMFARFSTVAGERGAADAERDIRGFALKFYTEDGNWDLVGNNTPVFFFRDPKLFASLNHVVKRDPKTNMHNPQSNWDFWTLLPEALHQVTILMSDRGIPKGFRNMHGFGSHTYSMYNDAGERVWVKFHFRTQQGIENYQGDEAEQVVAKDRESSQRDLFNAIEDGNFPKWKMYIQVMTEEQARNHKDNPFDLTKVWYKDEYPLIPVGEFELNRNPENYFQDVEQAAFAPTNIIPGLDFSPDRMLQGRLFSYGDAQRYRLGVNHWQIPVNSAKGAANVCPFSRDGQMRVDGNQGGGINYYPNSYEAHESQPEYKKPSLPVEGDLYEHDFREDDDNYYEQPGKLFRLQSPEAQQRIFQNTANEMQGTTDEVKHRHIRNCYKADPAYGKGVADALGIDINAVDLEG; the protein is encoded by the coding sequence ATGAGTAACAAATCTAAACTTACAGGTCTATTTGGCGCACCTGTCTCAGATCGAGAAAATACAATGACTGCTGGAAAACGCGGTCCTATTTCAATGCAAGATATATACTTTTTAGAACAAATGGCACATTTCGATAGAGAAGTTATCCCTGAACGCCGTATGCACGCTAAAGGTTCAGGTGCTTTCGGGACATTTACAGTTACACATGATATTACACAATATACAAATGCTAAAATCTTTTCAGAAATCGGGAAACAAACAGAAATGTTCGCACGTTTCTCTACAGTAGCTGGTGAACGTGGTGCTGCAGATGCTGAGCGTGACATTCGTGGTTTTGCACTTAAATTCTATACTGAAGATGGTAACTGGGACTTAGTTGGTAACAACACGCCTGTATTCTTCTTCCGTGACCCTAAATTATTTGCAAGTTTAAACCACGTTGTTAAACGTGATCCTAAAACAAATATGCATAACCCTCAATCAAACTGGGATTTCTGGACTTTATTACCAGAAGCATTACACCAAGTAACAATCTTAATGTCTGATAGAGGTATTCCTAAAGGCTTCCGTAATATGCACGGTTTCGGTTCACATACTTATTCAATGTATAACGATGCTGGTGAACGTGTATGGGTTAAATTCCACTTCAGAACTCAACAAGGTATTGAAAATTACCAAGGTGACGAAGCTGAACAAGTTGTCGCTAAAGACCGTGAATCAAGTCAAAGAGACTTATTCAATGCAATTGAAGATGGCAACTTCCCTAAATGGAAAATGTATATTCAAGTTATGACTGAAGAACAAGCAAGAAATCATAAAGACAATCCATTTGATTTAACAAAAGTTTGGTATAAAGATGAATATCCACTAATTCCAGTTGGTGAATTCGAATTAAATCGTAACCCTGAGAACTATTTCCAAGATGTAGAACAAGCGGCATTCGCACCTACTAACATTATACCTGGATTAGATTTCTCACCAGATAGAATGTTACAAGGACGTTTATTCTCATATGGAGATGCTCAACGTTACCGTTTAGGTGTAAACCATTGGCAAATCCCTGTGAACTCAGCTAAAGGTGCAGCTAATGTTTGTCCATTCTCAAGAGATGGTCAAATGCGCGTAGATGGAAACCAAGGTGGCGGTATTAACTATTATCCAAATAGTTATGAAGCACATGAATCACAACCTGAATATAAAAAGCCTAGTCTACCAGTAGAAGGCGATTTATATGAGCATGACTTCCGTGAAGATGATGATAATTACTACGAACAACCAGGTAAATTATTCCGTCTACAATCACCAGAAGCTCAACAACGTATATTCCAAAACACTGCTAACGAAATGCAAGGTACAACAGACGAAGTGAAACATCGTCATATCCGCAACTGTTATAAAGCTGATCCAGCTTACGGTAAAGGTGTAGCTGATGCATTAGGCATAGACATTAACGCTGTTGATTTAGAAGGTTAA
- a CDS encoding NUDIX hydrolase encodes MDLSIKSGDGMLNIRVGAIIKDKNGYCFHYDKQRRFYALIGGRVKYYESSDAAIKREIKEELGIECNNIKFVSTIQNFFEYAGTSYHEISFIYEFTLETSLEDLDIPSDPKVDYVSVKLPDIDSINLLPEKVKDIILETVDVQPLFIHHDKGK; translated from the coding sequence ATGGATCTTTCAATAAAATCTGGTGACGGCATGTTGAACATACGCGTTGGTGCAATCATAAAAGACAAAAATGGCTATTGTTTTCATTATGATAAACAACGCCGGTTTTATGCTTTAATAGGCGGAAGAGTTAAATATTACGAAAGTTCTGATGCAGCAATCAAACGTGAAATTAAAGAGGAATTAGGCATTGAATGTAATAACATTAAATTTGTTTCTACAATTCAAAATTTCTTTGAATATGCGGGGACGTCTTACCATGAAATATCATTTATTTATGAATTCACGTTAGAAACTTCATTAGAAGACTTAGATATTCCATCCGATCCAAAAGTAGATTACGTATCTGTTAAACTTCCAGACATCGATTCAATTAATCTACTGCCTGAAAAAGTTAAAGATATTATTTTAGAAACTGTAGATGTTCAACCACTATTTATCCATCATGACAAAGGAAAATAA
- a CDS encoding DMT family transporter produces MILLIILGVIAGLCVPLQTSINSRLGTYTKSPILASFYSFFIGTIVLIVVNLMMNPQKLTPSFLFNQDFSYVWFTGGLLGVVFLTGNLLLLPRIGAALTVVMTVCGQIIMGLFIDQFGLFGTDIHLINLTRVLGVILMLLGILLMNYKKKTSRIITNESSHTNYWLIVGIMTGCLPPIQTAINSALRYEVQSFYLSALISFGIGTIALFILSLIIVRRIRFSFTHPTQGKIKPIYFLGGALGVIFVTTNIILMPELGAALTLMVVIFGQMLMGLFIDHFGLFNTPKFKITKRRFIGASLVFIGIVILKLF; encoded by the coding sequence TTGATATTACTTATTATATTGGGTGTCATTGCTGGTCTATGTGTGCCATTACAAACTTCTATAAATTCTAGGCTTGGCACATACACAAAATCTCCCATTCTTGCATCGTTTTACTCATTCTTTATCGGAACAATTGTACTTATCGTCGTAAATTTAATGATGAATCCTCAAAAACTCACACCTTCGTTTCTATTTAACCAAGATTTTTCATACGTTTGGTTTACTGGCGGACTTTTAGGTGTTGTATTTTTAACCGGTAATTTATTACTATTACCTCGAATTGGCGCTGCTTTAACAGTTGTTATGACAGTATGTGGTCAAATTATCATGGGATTATTCATTGATCAATTTGGTTTGTTCGGCACTGATATTCATTTAATAAATTTAACGCGCGTGCTTGGCGTAATATTGATGTTATTGGGTATATTATTAATGAATTATAAAAAGAAAACATCAAGAATCATTACGAACGAATCGAGTCATACAAATTATTGGCTCATTGTCGGTATAATGACAGGCTGTTTGCCACCTATACAAACAGCGATTAATAGTGCATTAAGATATGAAGTTCAATCATTTTATTTATCTGCACTTATTTCATTTGGAATTGGTACGATCGCATTATTTATTTTGTCTTTAATTATCGTGCGACGTATTCGTTTCAGTTTCACCCACCCTACACAAGGTAAAATCAAGCCGATTTACTTTTTAGGTGGTGCTTTAGGGGTGATTTTTGTTACGACAAATATCATATTAATGCCAGAGCTTGGTGCCGCATTGACATTAATGGTTGTTATATTCGGTCAAATGCTCATGGGATTATTTATTGATCACTTCGGTTTATTTAATACACCTAAATTCAAAATTACAAAACGACGTTTTATCGGAGCATCTCTTGTTTTTATTGGTATCGTGATTTTAAAATTATTTTAA
- a CDS encoding N-acetylglucosaminidase, whose product MRERFSLILGLVIIVVFIVLLIIFESPFFKEKQSYTYDQALELQTKSDSPALTQKDNQFVYANKKDIDEFMDIDKSKTDLQFMDISKKVDISEEQLKEILKDKGIFKGREKAFLEAQEKYDVNVIYLLSHAFIETGNGNSELAKGIKMSNGKTFYNFYGIGAFDRNAVEEGSSFAKKQNWNSPEKAIKGGAEFVSNEYINNEQNTLYKMRWNPYNPGQHLYATDVNWATSIGSIMEHYYEKHDLKKAKISKNYYK is encoded by the coding sequence TTGAGAGAAAGGTTTTCTTTAATTTTAGGACTCGTGATTATTGTTGTTTTTATTGTTTTGTTAATTATTTTTGAGTCTCCATTTTTTAAAGAAAAACAATCTTATACTTATGATCAAGCTTTAGAATTACAAACAAAGAGTGATTCTCCTGCACTTACACAAAAGGATAATCAATTTGTGTATGCAAACAAAAAGGATATCGATGAATTTATGGATATAGATAAGAGTAAGACCGACCTGCAATTTATGGATATTTCCAAGAAGGTTGATATATCCGAAGAACAATTGAAAGAAATTTTAAAAGATAAAGGCATTTTCAAAGGACGTGAAAAGGCTTTTTTAGAAGCTCAAGAAAAATATGATGTGAATGTAATTTATTTATTAAGTCATGCATTTATTGAAACTGGCAATGGTAATTCAGAACTAGCAAAGGGAATTAAAATGTCCAACGGGAAAACATTTTATAACTTTTATGGTATAGGTGCGTTTGATAGAAATGCAGTAGAAGAAGGTAGTAGTTTTGCCAAAAAGCAAAACTGGAATTCACCAGAAAAAGCCATTAAAGGTGGCGCTGAATTTGTCAGTAATGAATACATTAATAATGAACAAAACACACTTTATAAAATGAGATGGAATCCATATAACCCTGGACAGCATCTGTATGCGACAGATGTCAATTGGGCGACGAGCATCGGTAGTATTATGGAACATTATTATGAAAAACATGACTTGAAGAAAGCGAAGATTAGTAAAAACTATTATAAATAA
- a CDS encoding FAD-dependent monooxygenase, whose translation MKIAVVGAGIGGLTVAGLMCQIGHDVNVYEGKDNLDQVGAGIGIGSNALKALKQYRMAYAIEQEGQPLEQIKIHSDLDENLSALNMKQDDTHNITIHRNVLHEILKTYVPSERIHLNHKVTEFKPTGDGVRLCFDNGEVEEFELVIAADGLHSNIRTQIYPKSLPKYAGYTCFRGVVNAKLDIDGKEALEYWGHKGRFGIVPLKENQYYWFCTMNAKENDLQFKSFEKPHLQAYFNQFPNEVRQILDAQDEVGILQHDIYDIAPLKSFVSGRVVLLGDAAHATTPNMGQGAGQAIEDAVTLANLIKDRDIEAALKRYDKLRVKHTKKVILKSRKIGKVGQATSTMKIKSRNAMMKKTSSKAMNRKVKFLQKAKLK comes from the coding sequence ATGAAGATTGCTGTAGTTGGAGCAGGCATAGGTGGCTTAACAGTCGCTGGCTTAATGTGCCAAATCGGACATGATGTTAATGTCTATGAAGGTAAAGATAATTTAGATCAAGTAGGTGCAGGTATAGGCATTGGAAGCAATGCATTAAAAGCACTGAAACAATATAGAATGGCTTATGCAATTGAGCAAGAAGGTCAGCCTTTAGAACAAATTAAAATACATTCAGACTTAGACGAAAATTTAAGTGCTTTAAATATGAAGCAAGACGACACACATAATATCACAATCCATAGAAATGTATTACATGAAATTTTAAAGACATATGTGCCATCTGAACGTATTCATCTGAATCATAAAGTAACAGAATTCAAACCAACTGGAGACGGTGTAAGACTTTGCTTTGACAATGGAGAAGTAGAAGAATTCGAATTAGTCATAGCAGCAGACGGTCTACATTCGAATATTAGAACTCAAATCTATCCTAAATCATTACCAAAATATGCAGGATATACATGTTTTAGAGGCGTAGTAAACGCTAAATTAGATATAGACGGGAAAGAAGCATTAGAATACTGGGGACATAAAGGAAGATTTGGCATTGTACCATTAAAAGAAAATCAATACTATTGGTTCTGTACAATGAATGCTAAAGAAAATGATCTACAATTCAAATCATTTGAGAAACCACACTTACAAGCATATTTTAACCAATTTCCTAATGAAGTGAGACAGATTTTAGATGCACAAGATGAAGTAGGGATATTACAACATGATATTTATGACATTGCGCCATTAAAATCATTCGTATCCGGTAGAGTTGTATTATTAGGAGATGCTGCACATGCAACAACACCAAATATGGGACAAGGTGCAGGACAAGCAATTGAAGATGCAGTTACATTAGCAAATTTAATAAAAGATAGAGACATAGAAGCGGCGCTTAAACGATATGATAAATTAAGAGTAAAACATACAAAGAAAGTGATATTAAAATCACGTAAAATAGGTAAAGTAGGACAAGCTACAAGTACGATGAAAATTAAATCAAGAAATGCCATGATGAAGAAAACATCATCTAAAGCAATGAATAGAAAAGTGAAGTTTTTACAAAAAGCGAAGTTGAAATAG